A window from Pseudomonadota bacterium encodes these proteins:
- the mvaD gene encoding diphosphomevalonate decarboxylase: protein MPAVSAVAGANIALVKYWGKRSVAGNLPAVGSLSITLAGLTTRTRVAPDPQLEADQLALNGRGDEKQRARVSATLARVRASSGDALPFARVDSHNDFPTGAGLASSASGFAALVFAAAHAYGAPLDAARLSALAREGSGSAARSIFGGFVEMARGSREDGSDAVAAPLMDAADWPLEVVVAITASGEKEIGSTEGMNLTADTSAYWSGWLSAQERDLSEARQAVLGRDFDKLAEVSELSCLKMHGLAMSARPGLLYWNGATVECIHRIRDLRRRQALAVFFTVDAGPQVKAVCAPAHVPAVREALASVQGVQRVIHTPLGPGAQLVADSSA from the coding sequence GTGCCAGCGGTAAGCGCCGTCGCCGGCGCCAACATCGCCCTGGTGAAGTACTGGGGCAAGCGGTCCGTGGCGGGTAACTTGCCCGCCGTCGGGTCCCTGTCCATCACCTTGGCCGGCTTGACCACGCGCACACGGGTGGCCCCTGACCCACAGCTCGAGGCCGATCAGCTCGCGCTCAACGGGCGAGGGGATGAGAAACAGCGGGCACGAGTCAGCGCCACCCTGGCGCGAGTGCGAGCCTCGAGCGGAGATGCCCTGCCCTTCGCTCGGGTGGACTCGCACAACGACTTTCCTACTGGTGCGGGCCTTGCGAGTTCGGCCTCGGGCTTCGCCGCGCTGGTCTTCGCGGCCGCCCACGCCTATGGGGCGCCCCTCGATGCCGCCCGCCTGAGCGCGCTCGCCCGCGAGGGGTCGGGATCGGCTGCACGATCGATCTTCGGTGGCTTCGTTGAGATGGCCCGAGGGAGCCGCGAGGACGGCAGCGACGCCGTTGCCGCACCGCTGATGGACGCGGCCGACTGGCCCCTGGAGGTCGTCGTCGCCATTACGGCCAGCGGCGAGAAGGAAATAGGCTCAACCGAGGGCATGAACCTCACGGCGGATACCTCCGCGTACTGGTCCGGCTGGCTGTCCGCGCAAGAGCGGGATCTGAGCGAAGCGCGACAAGCCGTACTCGGGCGCGACTTCGACAAGCTGGCTGAGGTAAGTGAGCTGTCCTGCCTAAAGATGCACGGACTCGCGATGTCCGCACGGCCGGGACTCCTGTACTGGAACGGTGCCACCGTCGAGTGCATTCACCGCATCCGAGATCTGCGCCGCAGGCAGGCCTTGGCCGTGTTCTTCACAGTGGATGCGGGACCGCAGGTAAAGGCGGTCTGCGCCCCCGCCCACGTACCTGCAGTGCGCGAGGCCCTAGCGAGCGTCCAGGGCGTCCAGCGGGTCATTCATACACCCCTAGGGCCCGGCGCACAGCTCGTCGCGGATAGCTCGGCGTGA
- a CDS encoding hydroxymethylglutaryl-CoA reductase, degradative: protein MIIRSTAPGKLIVLGEYAVLEGAPALVLAVDRRARVRLETRDARPGELPAQVAAVIDAHLRAPERFRAVGHYREQAVQWRASSDALERRLGLVSTLLEALLPLATAKAQQNCRSFRISIESIEFFQENRGGHWRKLGLGSSAAVTVAAASALLELIGREPFGRDATGLAALLDMHRQFQGGRGSGVDLAASLFGGAVEYRLEKAGLEDDDPDPVVTPVAGAATLPAQLQLQPVWTGTSASTGEFLATLAAWRSTHRQEYAERMDTMAALARAGVDACRADDAPGFLGCVREYTQALAALGTASGLDIVSRDHADLQECADTTGVVYKPCGAGGGDLGLALSTDPAAMEKFRQLVRERGYQPLDLAVDPKGLEVETESNVQSSRIPEFYKLSVEDRVKKVREKGLLSKADYQALASGEHTLSIQNADKMIENVIGVMGLPVGLGLNFLINDREYVVPLVVEEPSIVAALSSSAKVVRAAGGFITESTDPILIGQIQVVGVPHPSKARAALLSNRDEVVNLANSLHPNMVARGGGARDLEVFIHPSPSGGNDMLVGHLLVDTRDAMGANLVNTMCEGVASLVENITGGKVFLRILSNLTDRAMVKAKAVIPVEQLAGKGFSGEQVRDGIILASEFAAVDPYRASTHNKGVMNGIDALALATGNDWRAIEAAAHAYAARGNRYTSLTHWNSNDNGDLVGSLEMPIKVGTVGGPLQSNPTVAVNLRLLGVRTARELAEVMGAVGLGQNFSALRALSTEGIQQGHMTLHARSCAHAAGAPPELFEAVVERLIESHQIKIWRAREIIAELSAQQAESAPTAPKEIVRNKRRSSTAAGHGKAILLGEHAVVYGRHAVAAPVPLAIEARVEDADEGVSLLIPRWGVEQRMHPDAAQPQSFHKPSGLILQKLGLTDRPMRIEVFPNVPRAMGLGGSAAVAVAIIRALNEHFGLGLSDAQVNDLAFESEKVAHGTPSGVDNTLATYGRFMLYRPGDPPVMKELTVSEPIPVVVGMTGVESLTAKMVARVRAAWERNPKRYERIFDEIDSLTLQGIRAIDDNDLDQLGELMNICQGFLNALQVSCWEVEELIQIARENGAVGAKLTGGGGGGSIIAICPEDSDRVVRAMQDAGYQAMEVKIG from the coding sequence GTGATCATCCGCAGCACCGCCCCGGGCAAACTGATCGTGCTTGGTGAGTACGCCGTGCTGGAAGGGGCGCCGGCCTTAGTGCTAGCCGTCGATCGCCGCGCGCGGGTGCGGCTGGAGACGCGGGACGCCCGCCCGGGTGAGCTGCCTGCCCAGGTGGCAGCCGTGATCGACGCACACCTGCGCGCTCCCGAGCGTTTTCGTGCCGTCGGCCACTACCGCGAACAAGCCGTTCAATGGCGCGCGTCATCGGACGCCCTAGAGCGCCGACTAGGCCTGGTCAGCACACTGCTAGAGGCGCTCCTACCACTAGCGACGGCAAAAGCGCAGCAAAATTGTCGCTCCTTTCGGATAAGCATTGAATCGATTGAGTTTTTTCAAGAAAATAGGGGTGGGCACTGGCGTAAGCTGGGGCTCGGGTCGAGCGCCGCAGTCACGGTAGCTGCCGCCTCGGCATTGCTGGAGCTGATCGGCCGTGAGCCCTTTGGTCGAGATGCCACGGGGCTAGCCGCGCTGCTCGATATGCACCGGCAGTTTCAGGGCGGGCGCGGCAGCGGGGTCGACCTGGCGGCGAGCCTCTTCGGCGGTGCCGTCGAGTATCGGCTAGAGAAGGCAGGCCTCGAGGATGACGATCCTGACCCGGTAGTAACACCTGTGGCGGGCGCGGCAACCCTGCCAGCCCAGCTGCAGCTGCAGCCGGTCTGGACCGGCACAAGCGCATCGACGGGGGAGTTCTTGGCCACGCTGGCGGCTTGGCGATCGACGCACCGCCAGGAGTACGCCGAGCGCATGGATACGATGGCAGCGCTGGCACGGGCAGGTGTCGACGCCTGTCGAGCGGACGATGCGCCGGGTTTCTTGGGCTGCGTGCGCGAGTACACGCAGGCCCTTGCGGCGCTCGGGACGGCCAGTGGATTGGACATCGTCAGCCGCGATCACGCTGACCTGCAGGAGTGCGCGGACACCACCGGCGTGGTGTACAAGCCCTGCGGCGCCGGCGGTGGCGATCTCGGCCTGGCGCTCAGCACGGACCCAGCGGCGATGGAGAAGTTTCGCCAGCTGGTGCGCGAACGGGGCTACCAGCCGTTAGATCTGGCGGTGGATCCGAAGGGATTGGAAGTGGAGACGGAGTCAAACGTGCAAAGCTCACGGATACCGGAGTTCTACAAGCTGTCGGTCGAAGACCGGGTAAAGAAGGTCAGGGAGAAGGGCCTGCTCTCCAAAGCGGACTACCAGGCACTCGCCAGCGGCGAACACACGCTCAGCATCCAGAACGCCGACAAGATGATCGAAAACGTCATCGGCGTGATGGGCTTGCCGGTTGGCCTAGGCCTGAACTTCCTGATCAACGACCGGGAGTACGTCGTGCCCCTGGTGGTCGAGGAGCCCTCCATCGTCGCCGCCCTGTCCTCCTCCGCGAAAGTCGTGCGTGCTGCCGGTGGCTTTATCACCGAGAGCACAGATCCGATCCTCATCGGACAGATTCAAGTGGTCGGCGTGCCACATCCTTCGAAGGCGCGTGCTGCCCTGCTCTCCAATCGCGACGAAGTAGTCAATCTCGCCAATAGCTTGCACCCGAACATGGTGGCCCGCGGCGGCGGCGCACGAGACCTCGAGGTATTCATCCACCCCTCGCCGTCCGGCGGCAACGACATGCTCGTGGGCCACCTGCTCGTGGATACGCGCGACGCAATGGGTGCCAACCTGGTCAACACCATGTGCGAAGGTGTGGCCTCCTTGGTCGAGAACATCACGGGCGGCAAGGTCTTCTTGCGGATCCTGTCCAATCTGACCGACCGCGCCATGGTGAAGGCGAAGGCCGTCATTCCTGTGGAGCAGCTTGCCGGCAAGGGCTTCTCCGGAGAACAGGTGCGCGATGGCATCATCCTCGCCTCTGAGTTTGCAGCCGTCGACCCCTACCGCGCCTCCACCCACAATAAGGGCGTGATGAATGGCATCGACGCCCTCGCCCTCGCCACTGGCAACGACTGGCGCGCCATCGAGGCGGCGGCGCATGCCTACGCCGCCCGTGGCAATCGCTACACCTCGCTCACCCACTGGAACAGCAACGATAACGGTGATCTCGTCGGCTCCCTGGAAATGCCGATCAAGGTAGGCACGGTCGGCGGACCGCTGCAGTCCAATCCCACCGTGGCCGTCAATCTGCGCCTGCTGGGTGTGCGCACCGCTCGAGAGCTAGCGGAAGTGATGGGTGCCGTCGGCCTCGGCCAAAACTTCTCTGCCTTGCGCGCGCTGAGTACCGAGGGCATTCAGCAAGGGCACATGACCTTGCACGCGCGAAGCTGCGCCCACGCAGCCGGTGCACCGCCGGAGCTGTTCGAGGCGGTAGTGGAGCGCTTGATCGAGTCCCACCAGATCAAGATCTGGCGAGCGCGCGAGATAATCGCTGAGCTGTCCGCACAGCAGGCGGAGAGCGCCCCCACGGCCCCGAAGGAAATCGTACGTAACAAGCGTCGCAGCTCTACCGCGGCTGGACACGGCAAGGCGATCCTATTAGGCGAACACGCAGTCGTGTATGGGCGCCATGCGGTGGCAGCTCCTGTGCCCCTCGCCATCGAGGCAAGGGTCGAGGATGCCGACGAAGGCGTCTCTCTGTTGATTCCCCGTTGGGGCGTAGAACAGCGCATGCACCCGGACGCCGCACAGCCCCAGTCGTTCCACAAGCCGAGTGGGCTCATTCTGCAAAAGCTCGGACTGACTGACCGACCGATGCGCATCGAGGTGTTCCCCAACGTCCCCCGAGCGATGGGATTGGGGGGCTCCGCGGCCGTTGCAGTTGCCATCATCCGCGCACTGAACGAACATTTCGGGTTGGGCTTATCGGATGCGCAGGTGAATGACCTCGCCTTCGAGTCTGAGAAGGTGGCGCACGGCACACCGTCAGGGGTAGACAATACACTCGCCACGTACGGTCGCTTCATGCTCTATCGTCCCGGCGATCCGCCGGTGATGAAGGAGCTAACGGTGTCCGAGCCAATCCCTGTAGTGGTCGGCATGACGGGCGTTGAGAGCCTAACAGCGAAGATGGTAGCGCGTGTTCGCGCCGCTTGGGAGCGCAACCCCAAGCGCTACGAGCGCATCTTTGACGAAATCGACTCGCTGACCCTGCAAGGCATTCGCGCGATCGATGACAACGACCTGGATCAGCTCGGTGAGTTGATGAACATCTGCCAGGGCTTCCTAAACGCGCTACAGGTGTCGTGCTGGGAGGTTGAGGAGTTGATCCAAATCGCACGCGAGAATGGTGCGGTGGGCGCTAAGCTCACAGGCGGCGGCGGCGGTGGTTCGATCATCGCCATCTGCCCCGAGGATTCGGATCGCGTGGTAAGGGCCATGCAGGACGCTGGCTATCAGGCGATGGAGGTGAAAATTGGATAA
- the idi gene encoding isopentenyl-diphosphate Delta-isomerase, with the protein MDNRAAAIKHEVVSSEDEELILVDEQDQEIGFLSKGACHDGDGILHRAFSVFVFDSTGRVLLQQRSEQKRLWGGYWANSCCSHPRRGESMAEASVRRLHQELHLNCELHFLYKFIYQASFGSEGAEHELCWVYKGVTDEAPVVNANEIADYRYVTPAELDAEIAAYPERFTPWLMLEWERVRETL; encoded by the coding sequence TTGGATAACCGCGCGGCGGCGATCAAACACGAGGTCGTGTCCTCGGAGGACGAGGAGCTGATCCTCGTCGACGAGCAGGACCAGGAGATCGGCTTTCTGAGCAAGGGTGCCTGCCATGACGGCGATGGCATCCTGCACCGGGCCTTCTCCGTCTTCGTGTTCGACAGCACCGGACGGGTACTGCTTCAACAGCGCAGTGAGCAAAAGCGCCTCTGGGGCGGCTATTGGGCCAACAGCTGCTGTAGCCACCCACGTCGCGGCGAGAGCATGGCGGAGGCCTCCGTGCGCCGACTGCATCAGGAGCTGCACCTAAACTGCGAACTGCACTTCCTATACAAATTCATCTATCAGGCATCCTTTGGCTCAGAAGGCGCCGAGCACGAGTTGTGCTGGGTATACAAAGGGGTGACCGATGAGGCGCCGGTGGTCAACGCCAACGAGATCGCCGACTATCGCTACGTGACCCCTGCGGAGCTGGACGCGGAGATCGCCGCGTACCCGGAGCGCTTCACGCCCTGGCTGATGCTGGAGTGGGAACGGGTGCGCGAGACCCTCTAG
- the hpnH gene encoding adenosyl-hopene transferase HpnH, producing the protein MGIPAIQTYKVAKYLLGKKLSGVKRYPLVLMLEPLFQCNLACAGCGKIDYPDDILAKRVGVDEALKAVDECDAPMVSIPGGEPLIHKEMPEIVRGIIERKKFVYLCTNAILLQKKLKDYEPSPYLTFSVHLDGNEERHDESVCRDGVYVKAINAIKAATERGFRVTINCTLFAGEDPKEVAEFFDTVAELDVEGITVSPGYSYEHAPKQDVFLGRTTSRNLFRDIFRIGKQGKHKWTFNHSSLFLDFLAGNQKYQCTPWSNPTYNIFGWQKPCYLMAEEGYTSSFAKLMEETNWQRYGTGRHPKCDNCMAHCGYEGTSVVDTFNNPLKALWVAMRGPKTEGPMAPDFPVLYDGSTNEEDGAGGAIASIPVGSIGQRASASRDD; encoded by the coding sequence ATGGGCATTCCCGCGATCCAGACATACAAGGTAGCGAAGTACCTGCTCGGCAAGAAGCTGAGCGGCGTCAAGCGCTATCCGCTGGTGCTGATGCTCGAGCCGCTGTTCCAGTGCAATCTGGCCTGCGCCGGTTGCGGTAAGATCGACTATCCGGACGACATCCTCGCCAAGCGCGTCGGGGTGGATGAGGCGCTCAAGGCGGTCGACGAGTGCGACGCGCCGATGGTATCGATCCCAGGCGGTGAACCACTCATTCACAAGGAGATGCCCGAGATCGTGCGTGGCATCATCGAACGCAAGAAGTTCGTTTACTTGTGCACTAACGCGATCCTGCTGCAGAAGAAGCTCAAGGATTACGAGCCGTCGCCCTATCTCACCTTCTCCGTGCATCTCGACGGCAACGAAGAGCGCCACGACGAGTCGGTGTGCCGTGATGGCGTGTACGTAAAGGCGATCAATGCCATCAAGGCGGCCACGGAGCGCGGCTTCCGCGTGACGATCAACTGCACGCTCTTCGCTGGCGAGGACCCCAAGGAGGTCGCGGAGTTCTTCGATACGGTAGCCGAGCTCGACGTCGAGGGCATCACGGTGTCCCCCGGTTACAGCTACGAGCATGCGCCTAAGCAAGACGTGTTCTTGGGCCGCACCACCTCGCGCAATCTGTTCCGGGACATCTTCCGCATCGGCAAGCAGGGCAAGCACAAGTGGACCTTCAACCACTCGAGCCTGTTCCTCGACTTCCTCGCTGGCAACCAGAAGTATCAGTGCACCCCCTGGAGCAACCCCACCTACAACATCTTCGGTTGGCAGAAGCCGTGCTACCTAATGGCAGAGGAGGGCTACACCTCTAGCTTCGCCAAGCTGATGGAAGAGACCAACTGGCAACGCTACGGCACCGGCCGCCATCCGAAGTGCGACAACTGCATGGCGCACTGTGGCTACGAGGGTACGTCAGTCGTTGACACCTTCAACAATCCGCTCAAGGCCCTGTGGGTTGCCATGCGCGGACCGAAGACCGAGGGACCCATGGCGCCCGATTTCCCCGTCCTCTACGACGGCTCGACGAACGAGGAAGACGGTGCTGGAGGCGCGATCGCCAGCATTCCCGTCGGCAGCATCGGCCAGCGCGCCAGCGCCTCGCGCGACGACTAA
- a CDS encoding glycosyltransferase, with protein MAAFLFVGAVAAAIMWVALLLLPWQPWRTRERLNSIQSPPTADPGVGVTAVVPARNEAAHIRQTLAGLREQSAQLRILIVDDQSTDDTANIARSVPDVEVLAGQPLPMGWTGKLWALHQGIAEVRTPFVLLVDADITLGSGVLAALRDRQAGSGAGLVSVMASLAMESFWEQLLMPAFVYFFKLIYPFALANGTCKRFHAGAGGCMLLRADALDAVGGVASLREAVIDDCTIARRIKDAGYRIWIGLSRQVVSTRRYRRLSDTWAMVARTAYTQLGESPWALLACTAAMVASLLVPVAALLLSTDLQTRLAALIALAAMAISYAPTIRFYGLPWALALTLPPVASLYLAMTWSSAWSSWRGIRARWKDREYARIVTR; from the coding sequence ATGGCCGCTTTTCTTTTCGTCGGCGCCGTTGCGGCCGCAATCATGTGGGTCGCCCTGCTGCTGCTGCCGTGGCAGCCCTGGCGCACGCGCGAACGCCTGAACAGCATCCAGTCCCCGCCCACGGCAGACCCGGGGGTGGGGGTTACCGCGGTGGTCCCAGCCCGCAACGAGGCGGCACACATACGGCAAACGCTCGCCGGACTGCGCGAGCAGAGTGCGCAGCTGCGCATCCTCATCGTCGACGACCAGTCGACCGACGACACCGCCAACATCGCTCGCAGCGTACCCGACGTGGAAGTGCTCGCCGGACAGCCCTTGCCGATGGGGTGGACGGGCAAGCTTTGGGCCCTCCATCAGGGCATCGCCGAGGTACGGACCCCGTTCGTGCTCTTGGTCGACGCAGACATCACCCTGGGGTCAGGCGTCCTCGCAGCGTTGCGCGATCGGCAAGCAGGCAGCGGCGCAGGCCTGGTGTCGGTGATGGCATCGCTCGCCATGGAGAGCTTCTGGGAGCAGTTGCTGATGCCGGCCTTCGTCTACTTCTTCAAGCTGATCTATCCATTTGCCCTCGCGAACGGCACCTGCAAGCGCTTTCACGCCGGCGCTGGGGGCTGCATGCTGCTTCGTGCCGACGCGCTCGACGCCGTGGGGGGTGTCGCGAGCCTGCGCGAGGCCGTGATCGACGATTGCACCATTGCCCGGCGCATCAAGGACGCCGGCTATCGCATATGGATCGGCCTCTCGCGGCAGGTAGTCAGTACCCGCCGGTACCGCCGCTTGAGCGACACCTGGGCCATGGTGGCGCGCACGGCCTACACTCAATTGGGTGAGTCCCCGTGGGCGCTGCTGGCCTGTACGGCAGCGATGGTCGCAAGCTTGCTGGTGCCCGTGGCAGCGCTGCTTCTCTCCACCGATCTACAGACGCGCCTCGCCGCCCTGATCGCGCTCGCAGCGATGGCCATCAGCTATGCCCCTACGATTCGCTTCTACGGGCTGCCGTGGGCTCTGGCGCTCACCCTGCCGCCAGTCGCCAGTCTGTACCTCGCCATGACCTGGAGCTCGGCATGGAGCAGCTGGCGTGGCATTCGGGCCCGCTGGAAGGATCGCGAGTACGCGAGGATTGTCACACGGTAG
- a CDS encoding ABC transporter substrate-binding protein: protein MSHPQRVSAPATAIALSAILAWLPNPCLADHHAATPAPHQASAPVAVVDALQGRLLAYMGSAASTDLANQGAAVATLNQAVLDSHDFAYISRIVLGRAWRVLEDADRERFIESFTALSLATYARRFAEFAGERFTITDERDGSFGQRRVSAELITPAKRHSFDYLLRQSGEQWRIVNIIVDGVSDLALKRAEYSTLITESGFEGLIEELERQRLALAERSSEA from the coding sequence ATGAGTCATCCGCAGCGAGTTTCAGCACCTGCTACGGCTATCGCGCTGTCGGCAATACTGGCCTGGCTGCCTAACCCGTGCCTTGCGGATCATCACGCCGCCACCCCGGCGCCGCACCAGGCCAGCGCGCCAGTCGCAGTGGTGGATGCGCTACAAGGCAGGCTCCTCGCCTATATGGGCAGCGCGGCAAGCACCGATTTGGCAAATCAGGGTGCGGCCGTTGCGACGCTCAACCAAGCGGTGCTGGATAGCCACGACTTTGCCTACATCTCGCGCATTGTGCTCGGCCGCGCATGGCGTGTGTTGGAGGATGCAGACCGTGAGCGCTTCATCGAAAGCTTCACTGCGCTGAGTTTGGCCACGTACGCCAGGCGCTTCGCCGAGTTCGCCGGCGAGCGCTTCACCATTACGGACGAGCGCGACGGGAGCTTTGGACAACGCCGCGTAAGCGCGGAACTGATCACGCCCGCGAAGCGCCATAGCTTCGACTACCTGTTGCGCCAATCAGGCGAGCAGTGGCGCATCGTCAATATCATCGTGGACGGCGTGAGCGATTTGGCCCTGAAGCGAGCGGAGTACTCAACCCTGATCACTGAGAGTGGGTTCGAGGGCCTTATCGAGGAACTGGAGCGTCAGCGCCTGGCGCTGGCAGAGCGATCCAGCGAGGCCTAG
- the csrA gene encoding carbon storage regulator CsrA, translated as MLVLSRRIGEAIVVGGNIRIVVLSVTGNSVRFGVEAPRSISVHREEVLKQIDLDEEELPPATRQPHSG; from the coding sequence ATGCTTGTGCTCAGCCGGCGAATCGGGGAAGCGATCGTAGTGGGTGGCAACATCCGCATTGTGGTGCTGTCCGTAACGGGGAACTCAGTGCGTTTCGGGGTAGAGGCGCCACGTTCGATTTCCGTGCATCGCGAAGAGGTGCTGAAGCAGATCGACCTGGACGAGGAGGAGCTTCCTCCCGCTACCCGCCAACCTCACAGCGGGTAG
- a CDS encoding response regulator transcription factor, with translation MSRRILIIEDEPDIARLLRLHLRELAEDPQIASDGSEGLRLALASRWDLILLDLRLPGVDGLEICRRLREQPYYVPIVMLTSKSGEGDRASGLDIGADDYITKPFSIPELLARIKAIFRRVELLERGDEPASELRAGALQIDLDRREVHVDEKPIDLTAKEFDLLTHFARAPGKVFTRAQLLDSVWGYGHDGYEHTVNTHINRLRAKVEPDPSNPTYVVTVWGVGYKFGVDIGP, from the coding sequence ATGAGCCGACGAATCCTAATCATCGAAGACGAGCCCGATATCGCCCGCCTCCTTCGGCTGCACCTACGCGAGCTGGCGGAGGATCCGCAGATTGCCAGCGACGGCAGCGAAGGGCTCAGACTTGCCCTCGCCTCGCGCTGGGACCTGATCCTGCTGGATCTTCGCCTGCCCGGCGTCGACGGCCTGGAAATATGCCGCCGGCTTCGCGAACAGCCGTATTATGTACCCATCGTAATGCTCACATCCAAGTCTGGTGAAGGCGATCGGGCGAGCGGTCTCGATATCGGTGCCGACGACTACATCACCAAGCCCTTCAGCATTCCCGAGCTTTTGGCGCGCATAAAAGCCATTTTCCGCCGGGTCGAGCTCCTCGAACGCGGTGACGAGCCGGCCAGCGAGCTGCGCGCCGGCGCGCTGCAAATCGACCTCGATCGGCGCGAAGTGCACGTCGATGAAAAGCCGATCGATCTGACCGCGAAGGAATTCGACCTACTTACGCACTTCGCGCGCGCGCCTGGCAAGGTGTTCACCCGCGCGCAGCTCCTCGACTCGGTGTGGGGATACGGCCATGATGGCTACGAACACACCGTAAACACCCACATCAACAGGCTACGCGCCAAAGTGGAGCCAGACCCCTCAAATCCGACCTACGTGGTGACCGTGTGGGGTGTCGGTTACAAGTTCGGCGTCGACATCGGCCCCTGA
- a CDS encoding HAMP domain-containing sensor histidine kinase, with protein sequence MLKSLYGKLALSLLVLVSLLGVAFLFVVRFAADYYYQEITQRLNSSIVEYILQHEVLMQDGEPNLSDWKDLAHTVMIVNPTVEVYLLDPDGRLLAYDAPEEKIRRRQVDVAPIEQFLAANAPMPTRGDDPRSDDARKLFAAAALEEDGELSGYVYAILSSERYQAVAQNIASNFMLRLSLIGVVVSALFAFLAGLLIFNLLTRRLRQLTRTVEAYRASDFSASEPPRLGRANGDEVDRLALAYSDMSERIIEQVNALKRLDGLRRELVTNVSHDLRTPLAAMLGYIETLQLKQPELDDEGRQHYLTIARRHGEQLNRLVDQLFELSQLDSEQDGAKAEPFSLTELIFDITQTYQLRAEASRITLEADLDRDTPWVVADIALIQRVLENLIDNAIKHTDPSDRVIVRARGAEADLDGEVLVTVEDTGRGIPAADLPHVFERLYRAPDPGSGAAANRTGLGLAIVKRAIDLHAREITVTSAPGEGTTFRFTLPAHRA encoded by the coding sequence ATGCTTAAGTCCCTGTACGGAAAGCTCGCTCTCTCCCTGCTGGTGCTCGTCTCCCTGCTCGGCGTCGCGTTCCTCTTCGTGGTGCGCTTCGCGGCCGACTACTACTACCAGGAAATCACCCAGCGTCTGAATAGCAGCATCGTGGAGTACATCCTCCAACACGAGGTGCTGATGCAGGACGGCGAGCCTAACCTCTCGGACTGGAAGGACCTCGCCCACACGGTGATGATCGTGAACCCGACGGTCGAGGTGTACCTCCTCGATCCCGACGGCCGCCTCCTCGCCTACGACGCACCAGAAGAGAAGATCCGCCGACGCCAGGTGGATGTTGCCCCCATCGAGCAGTTCCTCGCTGCCAACGCACCCATGCCGACGCGCGGCGATGACCCGCGCAGCGACGACGCGCGCAAGCTTTTCGCCGCCGCCGCCCTCGAAGAGGACGGTGAGCTCTCGGGCTACGTCTATGCCATCTTGAGTAGTGAGCGCTACCAAGCCGTGGCCCAGAACATCGCCAGCAATTTCATGCTGCGCCTAAGCTTGATCGGCGTGGTGGTGAGCGCCCTGTTCGCGTTCCTCGCGGGCCTGCTCATCTTCAACCTCCTAACCCGTAGACTACGTCAACTAACGCGGACCGTGGAGGCTTACCGCGCCAGCGACTTCTCGGCCAGCGAGCCGCCGCGCCTGGGGCGCGCGAACGGCGATGAGGTGGACCGTCTCGCCCTCGCCTACAGCGACATGTCCGAACGCATCATCGAGCAGGTGAACGCCCTAAAGCGATTGGACGGGTTGCGTCGCGAGCTCGTCACCAACGTCTCGCACGATCTACGCACGCCGCTGGCTGCGATGCTTGGCTACATTGAGACCCTGCAGTTGAAGCAACCTGAACTCGATGACGAGGGACGCCAGCACTACCTCACCATCGCGCGGCGCCACGGCGAGCAGCTCAACCGTTTGGTCGATCAGCTGTTCGAGCTCTCGCAGCTCGATTCGGAACAGGACGGCGCCAAGGCCGAGCCCTTCTCCCTGACCGAGCTGATCTTCGACATCACCCAGACCTATCAACTGCGCGCCGAGGCCTCGCGGATCACCCTGGAGGCTGATCTGGACCGAGACACGCCGTGGGTGGTGGCGGACATCGCGTTGATCCAGCGCGTGCTGGAGAACCTGATCGACAATGCGATCAAGCACACGGACCCGAGCGACCGGGTGATCGTGCGTGCCCGCGGTGCCGAGGCCGACCTCGATGGCGAGGTCCTGGTGACGGTCGAGGACACGGGCCGCGGAATCCCGGCGGCAGACCTTCCCCACGTGTTTGAGCGGCTCTACCGAGCGCCGGATCCAGGATCGGGGGCGGCGGCCAACCGCACCGGCTTAGGCCTTGCCATCGTCAAGCGCGCCATCGATCTGCACGCGCGCGAAATCACGGTGACGAGCGCGCCTGGTGAAGGGACGACCTTCCGCTTCACTCTGCCGGCGCACCGGGCCTGA